One window of the Epinephelus moara isolate mb chromosome 24, YSFRI_EMoa_1.0, whole genome shotgun sequence genome contains the following:
- the prxl2b gene encoding prostamide/prostaglandin F synthase: MANVDLARVGKNLLKSADTGESVELQSLWKDQPVVLFFLRRFGCQVCRWMATEVSKLEEDLRANGVALVGVAPEETGLKEFKEGGYFKGSIYIDEQKKSYKDLGFKRYTAITVVPAALGKKVRDAASKATVAGISGNFSGDLLQSGGMLIVAKGGEKVLVHFIQDSPGDHLPLEDISKALGISTTAEAGQQPACNDDVCTR; the protein is encoded by the exons agCGTCGAGCTCCAGTCTCTATGGAAGGACCAGCCGGTGGTCTTGTTCTTCCTGCGCAGGTTCGGCTGTCAGGTGTGTCGGTGGATGGCAACAGAGGTCAGCAAACTAGAGGAGGACCTGAGAGCCAACGGTGTAGCGCTGGTGGGGGTCGCGCCAGAGGAGACTGGCCTGAAGGAGTTCAAGGAAGGAGGTTATTTCAAAGGAT CCATCTACATCGATGAACAGAAGAAAAGCTACAAGGATTTAGGCTTCAAAAG GTACACAGCCATAACTGTGGTACCTGCCGCTCTGGGGAAGAAAGTGCGAGATGCAGCTTCAAAG GCCACTGTCGCAGGCATCTCGGGAAACTTCTCAGGCGATCTGCTGCAGAGTGGAGGCATGCTCATTGTGGCCAAAG GTGGAGAAAAGGTCCTAGTGCACTTTATCCAGGATTCTCCAGGAGACCACCTACCCCTGGAGGATATTTCCAAGGCCTTGGGTATCTCAACCACAGCGGAAGCAGGACAGCAGCCAGCG TGCAATGATGATGTCTGTACACGGTGA